From a single Desulfomonilia bacterium genomic region:
- a CDS encoding alpha/beta fold hydrolase: MFIGNNPRLEAAFDEIAGACCAVITHPHPLYGGNMHNNVVMAARDAALANGYSALRFNFRGTGRSEGRYGDGKGEVNDLHSAVSFAGSNPIIIGYSFGAWIASMYLETFSLPSILISPPTAMFEIRFPKDENVWIIASDMDQYSDISKVSGLVPADRLYICRGIDHFWSGDEDVLTGALNKAFADLKRLE, encoded by the coding sequence ATGTTCATCGGCAATAATCCCAGACTTGAAGCGGCCTTTGATGAAATCGCAGGTGCATGCTGTGCTGTCATAACGCACCCTCATCCCCTTTATGGCGGCAACATGCACAACAATGTGGTGATGGCGGCCCGTGATGCGGCGCTGGCAAACGGATATTCCGCCCTGCGTTTCAACTTCCGCGGAACCGGCCGCAGCGAAGGAAGGTATGGCGACGGTAAAGGCGAAGTGAATGACTTGCACTCGGCTGTAAGCTTCGCGGGCAGCAACCCAATCATCATAGGCTATTCCTTCGGGGCATGGATAGCTTCAATGTACCTTGAGACGTTCAGCCTGCCCTCAATCCTTATTTCACCTCCTACTGCCATGTTTGAAATTCGCTTTCCAAAAGATGAAAATGTATGGATTATCGCCTCCGACATGGACCAGTATTCTGACATCTCAAAGGTAAGCGGCCTTGTCCCGGCGGACAGATTATATATATGCAGAGGCATCGATCATTTCTGGTCCGGTGATGAAGACGTCCTGACAGGTGCGCTTAATAAAGCATTTGCAGACCTTAAAAGGCTTGAATGA
- a CDS encoding glycoside hydrolase family 1 protein encodes MTPFKLPENFLFGSATASLQIEGGDKNNSWYEWCETGHIKDGTHCIVADDHWNRVKEDTALMKELNHQIYRMGLEWSRIEPAKGQFSRDALKHYRQEIEMLTQNGIKPMITLHHFSNPLWLEHNGAWLTPEVIGLFERYTEVVVNELGDLVSDWVTINEPNVYLAMGYITGDWPPSGKGKMIEYFKGAKNMILAHICSYKKIHFIREKMGFKDTMVGVANHMRVFDPKYGTMREKLSCFLNDLLFHEIFIKGMAEGKLLPPIGFGHPMGKGPFMDFFGLNYYSRDMLSGTWNPLELFGKMEFKAGAPTNDLGWELYPEGLSRICRKYYNRYHVPIYITENGTCDKKDAFRTKYIYDHMLEIKNLIDEGVAVERYYHWTLMDNFEWIEGLSACFGLIEVDFATQERKIRKSGHFYSELSRNKAVTQEMIDKYLKD; translated from the coding sequence ATGACACCATTTAAATTGCCCGAAAATTTCCTGTTCGGAAGCGCAACGGCTTCCCTGCAGATAGAAGGCGGCGACAAAAACAACTCATGGTACGAATGGTGTGAAACCGGACATATCAAGGACGGTACTCACTGCATAGTCGCCGACGATCACTGGAACAGAGTCAAGGAAGATACAGCCCTCATGAAGGAACTCAACCATCAGATATACAGGATGGGCCTGGAATGGAGCAGAATAGAACCCGCCAAAGGCCAGTTCTCCCGTGATGCCCTGAAACATTACCGCCAGGAAATAGAGATGCTCACCCAGAATGGCATCAAGCCCATGATTACGCTTCATCACTTCTCCAATCCTCTCTGGCTCGAGCATAACGGCGCATGGCTCACACCGGAAGTCATAGGGCTCTTCGAGCGCTACACCGAGGTAGTTGTCAATGAACTTGGAGACCTTGTCTCTGACTGGGTAACCATCAATGAACCCAACGTGTATCTTGCCATGGGTTATATAACGGGCGACTGGCCCCCTAGCGGTAAGGGAAAGATGATTGAATATTTCAAAGGTGCAAAGAACATGATCCTTGCCCATATCTGCTCATACAAGAAAATTCATTTTATCAGGGAAAAAATGGGATTCAAGGATACCATGGTTGGTGTTGCAAACCACATGCGCGTATTCGACCCGAAATACGGAACCATGCGCGAAAAGCTAAGCTGCTTCCTGAACGACCTCCTTTTCCATGAAATATTCATAAAAGGCATGGCTGAAGGAAAGCTGCTCCCTCCAATCGGTTTCGGCCATCCGATGGGAAAAGGGCCTTTCATGGATTTCTTCGGTCTCAATTATTACTCCCGCGACATGCTCTCAGGCACATGGAATCCTTTGGAACTCTTCGGTAAGATGGAATTCAAGGCTGGTGCCCCGACCAACGACCTAGGGTGGGAGCTTTATCCCGAAGGGCTTTCAAGGATATGCCGCAAATATTACAATCGCTACCATGTGCCTATTTATATCACCGAGAACGGGACCTGCGATAAAAAGGATGCCTTCAGGACAAAGTACATCTATGACCACATGCTCGAGATAAAGAACCTCATCGATGAAGGCGTCGCGGTAGAGCGCTACTACCACTGGACGCTTATGGACAACTTTGAATGGATCGAGGGTTTGAGCGCATGTTTCGGGTTGATCGAGGTTGACTTTGCGACACAGGAAAGAAAAATCAGAAAGAGTGGACATTTCTATTCGGAGTTAAGCAGAAATAAGGCCGTAACACAGGAGATGATCGATAAGTATCTTAAAGATTAG